The sequence below is a genomic window from Terriglobales bacterium.
CTCGCCCGCCGCAGCGGGCTCGCTCAGGATTTCGCCTGCGGGCTCCCACTCGGCTTCGCCTCGTTCACGCCCGCAAAACGGCTCAAGTTACTCCCGCCCTTCCTGCGCTCCCCTCGAAATCCTGGAGCCGATGACCAGGATTGAACTGGTGACCTCTCCCTTACCAAGGGAGTGCTCTACCAACTGAGCTACATCGGCTCAATCTCCTGGTCCTCCGGTTCGCGGCGCTCGCGCTGCCAATTGAGCAGCGTCTTGACGGCGATCGCCACCAGCACCGCCAGCGTGGCCAGCCGGAAGCGCATATCACTGAGCGTCATCCAAGCGGCCAGAGCCAAGACTGCGTAGGCTCCCAGCGCAAGCCACAGCTTCATTGCCAAAAAATCCTGGTGGACAGGGGAGGATTCGAACCTCCGTAGCTCCAAGGAGCGGCAGATTTACAGTCTGCTGCCATTAACCGCTCGGCCACCTGTCCACAACCAAACCGAGCCTTTCGCTCTGGGCGCACGTCCCGGTCCGGGTCACGATCCGCGCGCAACGTCCTGCGGGGGACTGCAATGCGAAGACAGCAAGGAATGCGCGAACATACGTCCGCACACGAAATCCGCGTGCCGGGAAAAGTATCTATAAGGAGTGTGTTCCCCTTGAAGACCCGCGCGCCGCAACCTTGAAATCTTCCGCCACTCCCGCGCTCCCCCGGCGCGGGCAAATTGTGTTCTCTGGAGCTGGCGAAGGGATTCGAACCCCTGACCCCCTGATTACAAATCAGGTGCTCTACCAGCTGAGCTACGCCAGCCGATTCCTTCGCGTTTGCTCCCATGTGCGCTCGAAAGGTCCCAGGCGCACAGAGAGCCCCAAAAGCTTCAGGACAACCAATAAACTTTAGCACACCAGCCACTTACCCGCAAGGAACTCAAATTGCTGGTAGTGGGTGGTTTTAGTGTTTATGGCAAATAAGCTCCTCTACGGTCCAGACGTGGTCGGCCAGCCCGGCTTGCATGGCGGGTGTGACCCGCAGGGTCAGGTGCGGGCGGCAGAAGTTGTGTACCAGGCGACGTACAGGGCCACGGCTGCCTTGAGGTTGGCAAGGGTGTTGGAAATGCCGCTCGTTTTACGGGCAAAGCGCCGCAGGTGCATCCGCACGGTCAGGTTGGCCCGCTCGATGTGGCTGGTGGAGATACGGGTAAAGTCAGGGCTGCCGCTCCGAACACGGGGGACGGCGGCTATGACCCTACCGGAGCCGTACCATTCTGGCCCCGGCTCGGAGCGCCCGTAAATCTTCTGCAATTGGGCGAAGTCGGTGTCGGCCCCGAACCATTCCTCGATGGCCCCGACATAGCCCTTGAAGGCGTCGCTGGTTATCTGGAAGCGCCCAACCGTCCGCTGGCTCAGGTCAAAGACGAAGCGGTAGGCGTTGAGGGCGTTTCGCCCCCCGATGTGGTAGGAGAGAATCATCTTGGTTTCGCTGTCCAGCGCCAGCCACACCCACTGGTCACCCCATCCGGCGGGCGACTTGGGGCGGACGTTTTTCCCGTGGCAGCCGACCATGCACCAAAGCTCATCGAGCTGGACAAACTTGGGGCGCACGTTGCGAACCTGAGTATCGAAAACCCGGTGCGCGTTCTCTGCCGCCGTGTTCATCAGCGCGAGGATCGTCTGCTGGTGGAGTCCCATCAGACGAGAAATGGCGCGGACGCTGGTTCCCTCAAGCATGAGCGACAGGACTTTCGAGGCGGTTTCCGGGTCGGTGTAGTGCTCCCCAAAGGTGGTGTGGGGAGCGGCGAAAGTAGAGCGGCAGGAACGGCAGCGGAACCGCTGAATACGCCGCTTTCCGTAGTATCCGAATCTCCTAGCAGTATCGTGCTTACAACGGATGCAAACCATATCGGACTTGCCTTTCTCGCGGGGCAGACCGATAATTCCGTTGCGGTCGGCATACGGCTAACCCCGTGTGCTGATTCACCCCGCTTCCCGGTTCGCGCCGGGGGCGGGGCAGTTAAAGTTGGGGTGGCTGGTCGGCCTCGAACCGACAACCAGAGGATTACAAATCCTCCGCTCTTCCTGCTTGAGCTACAGCCACCACAGGGAGGGGGCATTCAAGGGTTCGCGCCTTTGAATGCCCTTTCGTTATTCAGTCATCGGTGGGTCTCGCATAGTCGTTCTCCTTTCCACCCGGATTGGACTCCACACTCATTTCAATCTCTCCTTCAACCAGTCAAGCATTGGGGGAGGCGGGGGAAGGCCGCCCTTCCACATATAGCTTCCGCCCTTGAAATTAACGAACGTCACTTGTCCTTTTTTCTTGAGTCTTTGCAGGACAGTGTGGATGGATGCCATAACGTTGCTGTACTTGGAAATATCAAAACCACCCTTGGAGATCGCTTCCCTAATCTCGACGGGGGTCATGAACCTATGAAGTGGGATTTGGCCATGAGAGGCTTTCCCGAGGACGTACCGAATGGCGTCCGTCAGCCCCAATTGCTTAATAGGGTCTTCAACGGATTCGCCGCAAAGTGCGGCGAGATGCGCGATGTCCTCTTGAAGTTTGCGGCTGCGCATCTCCAAAGACTGGCGCTCCCTGACATTCTCAACAAGCTCATCTTGGGCCGCTTCCAAAAGCTCTTTAAAGCGGGCCTTTTCGGCTTCGGGGTCGTAGATGGGCACCATGGAGGTAATTAGACACTATGTGCAAAGGCTTGTAAACAATAAAATCACATCAAGTGAAAGAGCTGTCGACTTGGGAGTTGGTGATTAAAGCTTGCCAAGAGCGAATCCAGCAACTACAGGGTTGCCTGGAATACTTTCAAAGCCGCCGGGAAAGCGGCGACCCCTTCCCCGGCCTTGGGCCGCTGAAGGCAAAGTGGGCCGCCAAAGCAGCAACACGGAAATAGAGCAGCACCAAATTGCTCACCGGCCCTCCCTAGTTAACTCTATGGTTAACCTCCGGGCGGGTGCTATGATGCCGCTTTTCGGACAGGAAACCCATGCGCAGGCGCAGGCTGTGGATCGTTATTTTGCTCCTTCTGGTGGCAGCTGCCATCGTTTCTTTGGTCACGCTGCGGCGGCGCGCCGCCCCTGAGGCCGTCCGCCTGCTTCCGGAGGCCGACGCCGTCCTTTACGTGAATCTGGGCCTGATCCGCGTGGCGACCCCGGTCCCCCAGATCCCAGAGGTGACCCGCGAGGCCGACTACGCGGCCTTCGTGCGCGAGACCGGATTCGAGTTCGAGCGCGATCTGGACGACGTGGCGCTGGCCCTGCACTCCGTGCCGCTACCGCCTCCCCAGCCCGGGACACCGCCCTCGGGCGTCCAGCCCTTGCCCTACCGGACCTCGGAGATCTTCGTGGGGCGCTTCCACTCCGAGCGCCTCTCGGCCTACCTGAAGAAGCTGGCCGCGAGCAGCGAACGCTACGGGGATTCCGACATCTACAACATCCCCTACGAAGGACGCACGGTGCGCGTGTCCCTGCTGGGAGTGGATATGGTGGCGGTCTCGAACGAGGATGACCCCGGGGTGATGCGCAGGATGATCGACCGCTACCACAGCCTGGCCCAGCCCATGGGAGGCCCGTCGCTGGTGCGCGAGCACTATGCGCGCGTCCCCGTGGGGAGCGTGGCCTGGGTGATCGGCCGCATCCCCACGCGCGCGGCAGCCGCCGGCAGGCCCAACGCCCTGGGCATGGCCCAGCAGATGGCGGGAGGCAGTACCGTGGTGGCCTCGGTGCGCTACCAGGGCTCCATCCAGGTCCGGGTGGAAGCCATCACGGCGAGCGCGCCGGAGGCCAAGCAGCTCAGCGACAGCCTGGGCGCCCTGCTGGCGCTCTTCCGCGGCGCCGGCGCCAGCGTGAGGGGCGAGGGCCCGGACCCGGACGTCAAAGCCTTCTTCGACAGCATCGAGGTCCACCCGGAAGAGCAGAGCATGGTACTCACCGCCACGCTGCCGCCGCGTGCCATCCAAAAGGTGCTGGCCCAGCCACCGGCCAGCCCCGCCCCGCCGCCTCCCGCTCCAGAGACAAAAAAGCCCGCGCCGCGGCGCGGGGCACGATAGTCCGGGCGGCTCAGAAGCCGGCGGTGGAGTGCGTGGTTTGTGCCAAAGTCAGGCGCAGGTATTTGTAGGGATTGACGGGCGTGTTGTTGATGCGCACCTCGTAGTGTAGGTGGGGTCCGGTGGAGCGGCCGCTCAAGCCCACATAGCCGATGATGTCGCCGCGGTGCACTCTCTGCCCCGGGGCCACGGCGAATGCGGCCAGGTGCCCGAAGCGGGTGGAGATGCCGTTTCCGTGGGTGATCACCACCATGCGGCCGTATCCGCCCATGACCTCCGAAAAGATGACCAGGCCGTCGGCCGGAGCCACGACCGCGTGGCCGTAGGAGGTGGAGATATCCACGCCGCTGTGGAATGCGCCCTCTCCGTTGAAGGGGTCGATGCGCTCGCCGAAGGAGCCAGTGACCGTGCCTTCGACCGGCCACAGGTTGGGAGCCGCCGCCAGACGCAGCCAGTCGGCGGTGGTGGCGCCGCGGCCAGGATCGAAAGTCATGGCGATGGAGGCGGCGCCGCTCATGGCGGTGGTGCGCAGCGCCTGGAACTGGCCCAACGAGGTCACGAACTGCTGGTCGGTGAAGTCGCTGCTTGAGGCGTCGACCAGCGCCGGGTCCGACTTCAGCCCATACAGCGCCGAGACCTCACTGGCCAACGAGCCCAGCGAGGCGGCCTGGATCTCATTTTCCTGGGCTACCTGCTCCAGCTGCGAGTAGCGGCTCTTGAGCGCGTCCTTCTCCGTGCGCAACTGGTTGAAGCGCCCCACCTTGGCCAGCATCCGGGCGTAAGAGCCGGCCATGCCGGTGATGCTGAACATGCCAATCACCGCCCCTGCCAGGAACACGTAAAGGTAGTGCAATGGGATGGGGATCTTGCGGAGTTGTCCCTCCGCGTCCCGGGTCACCAGCAGGATGTAATAGCGCTTGCGCAGAAAGTTCGGTCCCTTCGTCTGACAACAGTTCGTGTTCGGTTCCCTACCTTGATCGGCCCGACCGTTGCTCATGACCGCGTTTGCCTCCGCAGTTTGGAGGCCAATGCATCCCGCGGCGGACGGAGTCGAATTCCGTCCTCGGGCCAGCAGTTTCAGAGTTCTCTGGGTATAACGGCCCGGCAACCCTACCAAAGGGGGTAGGGCCTGTCAACCGGGGGGCTGAGGATTTCTGGGCCCCGGCGGGGGGGCGGATCGAAGATTTCTGGGCCCCAGAAGGGGGCCCGGCCCTGGGTCGACTCCTATATAGTTTGACTTGCTTGAACCTCTCCGAAAGAGACCTAATTCGGCTGGTCCGCACCCGGGCGGCGCGGGGCTCTGCGGCGGTGCTCCAGGGCATCGGGGACGACTGTGCGCGCCTCGCGCCCCAGCCCGTCTACGAGACCCTGGTCACGACCGACTTCAGCCTGGAGGAGGTGCACTTTCGCCGGGCGTTGCATCCGGCTGAGTCTGTCGGCCACCGTGCACTGGCGCGCGGGCTGAGCGACGTCGCCGCCATGGGCGGGGAGCCCATGGCCGCTTTCCTCTCCCTGGCGCTTCCCGAGAAGCTGCCCCAGCGCTGGGTGGATGGCTTCCTGCGCGGCTTCCTGGCCTTGGCCCGGAAGTTCGGCGTGGTGCTGGCGGGGGGAGACACGGCGGAGTCGCCGGGCGGCGGCGGGATTTTGGCAGACGTCGTGGTGGTGGGCCGCGTTCCCAAGGGACAGGCAGTGCTGCGCTCCGGAGCGCGTCCCGGCGACGGGATTTATGTGACCGGGGAGTTGGGAGGCTCGGCCGCCGTCCTGCACCAGCTTCGCGAGTCGGGCAGGAGCCCGAAGGGCAAGCTGCACGCCGCGCACTTCTTCCCGGTGCCACGCGTCGCCGCCGGATGCGCGTTGCGGCAGAAGCGCCTGGCCTCGGCCATGATCGACGTGAGCGACGGCCTCTCTACCGACCTTTCCCACATTTGCGAGGAGAGCGGCGTGGGCGCGCTGGTGAATGATCCCAGCGTTCCGCGTCCGGTGCTCCCTGGCGCCAGTTCCCTGCATTTCGCCCTGCACGGTGGCGATGACTACGAACTGCTGTTCACCGCGCCCCGTTCGCGCCCGATCCCGGCGAAGATCGCCGGGGTGCGGGTAACGCGCATCGGCGAGATTGTGAAAGCGAAAGGCATGTGGCTGGTGGACGCCCACGGCCAGCGGAAGCCGCTCGAAGCCCGCGGCTGGCAGCACTTCGCCGGCTGAGGATTCATCCGCAGGCTTCGCGGACCTCTTTCCAGGAAGCCTTGAACGTGCCGCGTTCTGTGGCGCCGTCCTTGAAGGACGGTTCGTAGTTTCCCTCGGCTTTCGTGCCATCGAACTTCTCCAACATCACGTGGCCGCGTTCGGCGGATTCGCAGGCGCCCGGCTGCGGACAGCACACCGCGTTGCCCGACTGCATCTGCATGTGCTCGAGCTCGAAGGTGCGCGGCTTGGGTGAGTGTTCCCTGGGGCAGGTCGCGGTACAGGGTGAGGAAGAGGCGCGCGTCGCTCTTCCCCGGGTTCTCGACCTTGGTCAATATGATTTGCAGCGCGGGGCCGTCCCAGGGCGCGCAGGCGTGGCGGATGGTGGCGAAGGGAAACGCGGCAGGCGGCGGCGCGATGCGTTCGCCCTCCGGCGGAAGAGTCATGGCGTCCACGCAGGCGTGGCGGCGGCAGGTGGCTCGGAAAGGGATGGGCGAGCAAGCCTGCCGCATCCGCCATTTGAGGGTACAGGCCTCGCCGGCACGCTGCTGCAGAGCCAGCAACCGCCGCTCCCGCTCCCCCGCCAGCTTGTGCTTGCGCACGACCACGGCGCGGTCGCAGGGGGTGGCGCGGTAGTAGTAGCCCTCGCAATCGCTGTCCGTGCGGCAGGCGCGGGAGAAGGTGCCGAGGTATTTTTCGAGATCCTCCTTGGCGGATTCGCAGGAGGGCTGATCTTCCTTGTTCTGCTGGTTCTGCTGCTTCTGGGCCGCCGGGGCGGCCGAAAGCAGCAGGCAGAACGCAAACACAAGTGCGGGACGCATGGTTCCCTCCTTGCTCCCAAGAACGTGGACTCTCGGGCTTCTTGCAGCGGGCCCCAGGGCGCCGGCCCCGCGGGGGTACCCGGCCCCTGCGGGAGTACCCAGCCCCTGCGGGAGTACGATGATAGCGTGCCTCTGCCCGAACCAGTCCTGGAATACATGCACCGCCACAGTCTGCTGAAGGCCGGTGACCAGGTGGCGGCGGCGGTCTCCGGAGGCGCGGATTCGACCGCCCTGCTGCGCCTGCTGCTGGAGCTGCGGGGCGAGCTGGGAATCGTTCTGTCGGTCGCCCACTTCCACCACGGGATTCGCGGCGCCGAAGCGGATGCGGACGCTGAGTTCGTCGCCCGCCTGGCCAAGTCACACGACCTGGAGCTGCACTCCGGAAGCGGCGACGCGCCCGCGCACTCGCGCGCGCGTCAAGCGAGTCTCGAAACGGCGGCGCGCCAGTTGCGCTACCAATTCTTCGCGGGGCTGCTCAAGACCGGCGCGGCGGACAAGATCGCCACCGGGCACACGCTCGACGACCAGGCGGAGACCGTGCTGATGAAGTCGCTGCGGGGCGCGGGGACCCGCGGGCTGGCGGGCATCTACCCGGCGCTCCACAACGGCATGGTGCGGCCCTTGCTCGGAGTCCGCCGCAGCGAGGTCGAAGAGTATCTGCGGGACCTGGGCCAGGACTGGCGCGAGGACTCCACGAACCGCGACCGGCAGCACCTGCGCAACCGCGTGCGCCACGAGCTGGTGCCGCTGCTGGAGCGCGACTTCAATCCCGAAGTCACGCGCGTGCTGGCCGAGAGCGCCGAAGTCGCCCGCGCCGAAGAGGACTTCTGGCAGCGCGAGATGGAGCGCCTGCTCCCCGAGGTCAGCGCGCAGGGGGAAGCATCGCTGAAGCTCAATGCGCTGTTGGCCCAGCCGCTGGCGGTGCAGCGCCGGTTGGTGCGGGCGGCGCTGGAGCGCGCGGGCGCCGGCTTCGACTTCCGTCATGGGGAAGAGATCCTGCGGTTGGCGCAAAAGTCCCGCGGAGCGGTGGAACTTCCCGGCGGCTGGCGCGTGGTCCGCTGGAAAAGTGATCTGCGCATCGAGAAGCGCGGGGAGAGAGCAGGAGCGCGGGTCTCCCCGGCCCGCGCCGAGCGGGGCTCCGGTGGCCGGGCTGGCGAGAGCGATCGAAGCGCCGGTGGTTGCGACCGGAAAGGGGGCGTCAGGGTATAATCCGACCGGCTTTTTGATCTGCGGCGGGATTCCCTTCATCGTGGCCAGCAAGAACCAATCCGACAGCAAGGGCAAGGTTCTGTTCAGTGAGGAGCAGATCCGCAAGCGCGTGGCCGAGCTCGCCCGCCAGATCTCCAAGGACTATGAGGGTAAGACCCTGTACGCAGTGGGGGTGCTGGAGAACAGCTTCATCTTCATGGCCGACCTGGTACGCGCCGTGGATGTCCCCATGGTCTGCCAGTTCATGAAACCGGAGTTCTCGGAGAAGAAGCTGGGCAAGATCTCCACCATGGAGATCAAGTTCAGCCCCGAGATCCATGTGAAGGGCCAGCACGTGCTGCTGATCGAGGGCCTGGTGCAGTCGGGCGTGACCAGCGAATTCCTGCTGCGCAACCTGACGGGGCGGGGCGCAGCCTCGGTGAAACTGGCCACCTTCCTGGACAAGCAGTCCTCGCGGAAGCTCTCGCTGCAGCCTGATTACTTCGCTTTTCTGGTGGACGAATCTTTCGTGGTGGGCTACGGCCTGGGCTCGCCGGAGATGGGACGCAACCTGCCCTACGTGACCTCCGCGCCGCCGGCGGGCGCGCCCTCGGCGCGCTAACCGCCACGAAACTTTTTCCCGGCAAAAAGGTTACAATCGTCTGGAGCCGTGAAGCGTGGCCCCGGCATCTAATTTATCGTGAGGGCGCGGGGTTGAGCGCCCCCGTGGCGGTCCAGGGAGCATTCGAGTGAATTCGACGCTGAAGACGATCCTGTTCTGGGTGGCCATCGCCATCTCCGGAGTTTTGCTGTGGATGGTGGTGGTGCGCGCCGGCGCCGTCGGCCAGAAGGAAAAGGAGATCAACTTCTCCGAGTTCATGACCCAGGTGGACGCGGGCAACGTCGCCGAGGTCACCCTGACCGCCAGCGAAGTCCGCGGCAAATTCAACAACGACCCCAAGGGCACCTTCCACACCACCGTCCCCGCCAACTACCCGGACATGATCAAGATCCTGCGCGACAAGGGCGTGAACATCATCGTGAAGGACGCCTCGGCCGCCGGGTGGACGTGGCTCATCCAGCTCTCGCCCATTTTGGTGATCGGAGTGCTGTTCATGATCATGATGCGGCAGCTGCAGGCCGGCGGGAACAAAGCGCTGTCCTTCGGCAAAAGCCGCGCCCGCCTGCTCTCCATGCAGCAGAAGAAGGTCACCTTCAAGGACGTGGCCGGCGTGGAAGAAGCCAAGGAAGAGCTGAAAGAGATCATCGAGTTCCTGCGCGAGGCGCAGAAGTTCCAGAAGCTGGGCGGACGCATCCCCAAGGGCGTGCTGCTGGTGGGCCCTCCGGGAACCGGCAAGACGCTGCTGGCGCGCGCCATCGCCGGCGAAGCCAACGTGCCCTTCTTCTCCATCTCCGGCTCCGACTTCGTGGAGATGTTTGTGGGCGTGGGCGCCAGCCGGGTCCGCGACCTGTTCGAGCAGGGCAAGAAGAACGCTCCCTGCATCATCTTCATTGATGAGATCGACGCCGTCGGCCGCCATCGCGGCGCCGGGTTGGGCGGCGGCCACGACGAGCGCGAGCAGACCCTGAACCAACTTCTGGT
It includes:
- the thiL gene encoding thiamine-phosphate kinase; amino-acid sequence: MNLSERDLIRLVRTRAARGSAAVLQGIGDDCARLAPQPVYETLVTTDFSLEEVHFRRALHPAESVGHRALARGLSDVAAMGGEPMAAFLSLALPEKLPQRWVDGFLRGFLALARKFGVVLAGGDTAESPGGGGILADVVVVGRVPKGQAVLRSGARPGDGIYVTGELGGSAAVLHQLRESGRSPKGKLHAAHFFPVPRVAAGCALRQKRLASAMIDVSDGLSTDLSHICEESGVGALVNDPSVPRPVLPGASSLHFALHGGDDYELLFTAPRSRPIPAKIAGVRVTRIGEIVKAKGMWLVDAHGQRKPLEARGWQHFAG
- the tilS gene encoding tRNA lysidine(34) synthetase TilS, with the protein product MPLPEPVLEYMHRHSLLKAGDQVAAAVSGGADSTALLRLLLELRGELGIVLSVAHFHHGIRGAEADADAEFVARLAKSHDLELHSGSGDAPAHSRARQASLETAARQLRYQFFAGLLKTGAADKIATGHTLDDQAETVLMKSLRGAGTRGLAGIYPALHNGMVRPLLGVRRSEVEEYLRDLGQDWREDSTNRDRQHLRNRVRHELVPLLERDFNPEVTRVLAESAEVARAEEDFWQREMERLLPEVSAQGEASLKLNALLAQPLAVQRRLVRAALERAGAGFDFRHGEEILRLAQKSRGAVELPGGWRVVRWKSDLRIEKRGERAGARVSPARAERGSGGRAGESDRSAGGCDRKGGVRV
- a CDS encoding phosphoribosyltransferase family protein, which gives rise to MICGGIPFIVASKNQSDSKGKVLFSEEQIRKRVAELARQISKDYEGKTLYAVGVLENSFIFMADLVRAVDVPMVCQFMKPEFSEKKLGKISTMEIKFSPEIHVKGQHVLLIEGLVQSGVTSEFLLRNLTGRGAASVKLATFLDKQSSRKLSLQPDYFAFLVDESFVVGYGLGSPEMGRNLPYVTSAPPAGAPSAR
- a CDS encoding M23 family metallopeptidase is translated as MTRDAEGQLRKIPIPLHYLYVFLAGAVIGMFSITGMAGSYARMLAKVGRFNQLRTEKDALKSRYSQLEQVAQENEIQAASLGSLASEVSALYGLKSDPALVDASSSDFTDQQFVTSLGQFQALRTTAMSGAASIAMTFDPGRGATTADWLRLAAAPNLWPVEGTVTGSFGERIDPFNGEGAFHSGVDISTSYGHAVVAPADGLVIFSEVMGGYGRMVVITHGNGISTRFGHLAAFAVAPGQRVHRGDIIGYVGLSGRSTGPHLHYEVRINNTPVNPYKYLRLTLAQTTHSTAGF